The Anoplopoma fimbria isolate UVic2021 breed Golden Eagle Sablefish chromosome 5, Afim_UVic_2022, whole genome shotgun sequence genome contains a region encoding:
- the mylpfb gene encoding myosin regulatory light chain 2, skeletal muscle, with amino-acid sequence MFEQSQIQEYKEAFTIIDQNRDGIISKDDLRDVLATMGQLNVKNEELEAMVKEASGPINFTVFLTMFGEKLKGADPEDVIVSAFKVLDPEATGSIKKEFLEELLTTQCDRFTAEEMTNLWAAFPPDVAGNVDYKNICYVITHGEEKEE; translated from the exons ATGTTTGAGCAGAGCCAGATCCAGGAGTACAAGGAG GCTTTCACAATCATTGACCAGAACAGAGATGGCATCATCAGCAAGGATGATCTCAGGGACGTTCTGGCCACCATGGGCCAACTGAATGTGAAGAATGAGGAGCTGGAGGCCATGGTGAAGGAGGCCAGCGGCCCCATCAACTTCACCGTCTTCCTGACCATGTTCGGCGAGAAGCTGAAGG GTGCTGACCCCGAGGACGTTATTGTGAGCGCTTTCAAGGTCCTGGACCCCGAGGCCACTGGCTCTATCAAGAAGGAATT CCTTGAGGAGCTCCTGACCACCCAGTGCGACAGATTCACCGCCGAGGAG ATGACCAACCTGTGGGCTGCTTTCCCCCCTGATGTGGCTGGCAATGTGGACTACAAGAACATCTGCTACGTCATCACACacggagaagagaaggaggagtaA